One genomic window of Gemmatimonadales bacterium includes the following:
- a CDS encoding Ig-like domain-containing protein: MPASRAIASLADSVRAPRAPRGVLAWVAACAGLAVAAACGGSDLLLPSDNAAASITIAAGDGQSAAAGATLPDSVAVRVTDANGRPVAGQRVAFVVTAGAGAAAPDTALTDAQGRAAAHWTLGGSAGAQTLEARVVGASAALAAHFAATATAGTPARLALVSGDKQTAAAGSALPDSLVVRATDADGNPAPGAHVVWTLSGGGSVNATNTTTGADGRAAVQRVLGSRIGEARTVATAAGLAGSPITFSASATVGGASALAVVRQPSASAQQRTPFSRQPQVQLTDAFGNAVRQAGIAISAELPSDAGGVLDGQLTASTDASGLATFIDLALHGAATSYTLRFSNAGSAIAPAVSDPIALSPGPVSGSRSSVTVNPSSIPAAGTSTVTVAARDEFDNPIAGVSASASSSGASATIAPASAPTNASGAATFSFSATKVGSYTITAKVGGIAVATPATVTVTKAPSTTTITGVTESRNFLLRLVRVSFTVMSATAQTPTGKVAVTDGPDSCTADVASGFCSFVPSVRGTTTITATYSGDDTFAPSSGKTTFDVQ; the protein is encoded by the coding sequence ATGCCTGCATCTCGCGCCATCGCCTCGCTTGCCGATTCCGTCCGCGCCCCCCGTGCGCCGCGCGGCGTGTTGGCCTGGGTGGCGGCCTGCGCGGGCTTGGCCGTTGCCGCGGCGTGCGGCGGCAGCGACCTCCTCCTGCCGAGTGACAACGCCGCCGCTTCCATCACGATCGCCGCCGGCGACGGCCAGTCGGCCGCAGCCGGCGCGACGCTGCCCGACTCCGTCGCCGTGCGCGTGACCGACGCGAACGGGCGTCCCGTCGCCGGGCAACGCGTGGCGTTCGTCGTGACGGCCGGCGCGGGGGCCGCCGCGCCGGATACCGCACTCACCGACGCACAGGGCCGTGCCGCCGCGCACTGGACCCTTGGCGGGAGCGCCGGCGCGCAGACCCTCGAGGCCCGCGTGGTGGGCGCGAGCGCGGCCCTCGCGGCCCATTTCGCGGCCACCGCAACCGCCGGCACGCCGGCCCGGCTCGCGCTCGTGAGCGGCGACAAGCAAACGGCCGCCGCGGGGAGCGCGCTCCCCGATTCGCTGGTGGTGCGCGCCACCGACGCGGACGGCAATCCTGCGCCCGGCGCGCATGTGGTGTGGACCTTGTCCGGCGGCGGGTCGGTGAATGCCACGAACACCACCACGGGCGCCGACGGTCGAGCGGCCGTGCAGCGCGTCCTCGGTTCCAGGATCGGCGAGGCGCGCACGGTCGCGACCGCGGCCGGTCTCGCCGGTTCACCGATCACGTTTTCCGCGAGCGCCACGGTGGGAGGCGCGAGCGCGCTCGCCGTCGTTCGCCAGCCGTCCGCGTCGGCCCAGCAACGGACGCCGTTTTCCCGCCAGCCGCAGGTGCAGCTGACCGACGCCTTCGGCAACGCCGTGCGCCAGGCCGGGATCGCCATCTCGGCCGAGCTTCCGAGTGACGCGGGCGGCGTGCTGGACGGCCAGCTCACTGCCTCCACCGACGCGAGCGGACTGGCCACCTTCATAGATCTGGCCCTGCACGGGGCGGCGACGAGCTACACGCTGCGGTTTTCCAACGCCGGCTCCGCGATTGCGCCGGCGGTCTCGGATCCGATCGCACTGAGCCCGGGGCCGGTGAGCGGCAGCCGCTCGAGTGTCACGGTCAATCCATCGTCGATTCCGGCCGCGGGCACCAGCACCGTCACGGTGGCCGCGCGCGACGAATTCGACAACCCGATCGCCGGCGTGTCCGCGTCCGCCAGCTCGAGCGGCGCCTCGGCGACGATCGCGCCGGCCTCGGCGCCCACCAACGCTTCGGGGGCCGCCACGTTCAGTTTCAGCGCGACGAAGGTCGGCAGCTACACGATCACCGCCAAGGTGGGCGGCATCGCCGTCGCGACACCGGCCACCGTCACGGTGACGAAGGCGCCGAGCACCACGACGATCACCGGCGTCACCGAGAGCCGGAACTTCCTGCTTCGGCTCGTTCGCGTGTCGTTCACCGTGATGTCGGCGACAGCGCAGACGCCGACCGGCAAAGTGGCCGTAACCGACGGCCCCGACTCCTGCACCGCCGACGTGGCGAGCGGATTCTGCTCGTTCGTCCCCTCGGTGCGCGGGACGACTACGATCACGGCGACGTATTCGGGCGACGACACCTTCGCCCCGAGCTCGGGGAAGACGACGTTCGATGTCCAGTGA